From a single Entelurus aequoreus isolate RoL-2023_Sb linkage group LG12, RoL_Eaeq_v1.1, whole genome shotgun sequence genomic region:
- the asgr1a gene encoding C-type lectin domain family 10 member A, whose protein sequence is MTTEYHDDVEDDTNSFWTKDPPHVPRSGAPALRRRLFPVVTAVAILILTIALGASYSRLSSRLWSVENNVSNVSQSLHSIQQLVQEGAKGVERLKFAVENNKEEILSASEALKQLATLDTISRTVTSLRCSFERMINNSTGTTMAGCCPLGWQPLESTCYHFSRMPLSWQEARDWCNGHESHLAILQSDSEWDFVFKHTMAFYWVGLSDERTGKWEWVNHTPYVMNRRHWRPGQPDSWTNHGLGPGDEDCAHLHVDGRLNDLHCSTRLNFICQRHST, encoded by the exons ATGACGACTGAATACCATGACGACGTTGAAGACGACACCAATTCGTTCTGGACAAAag ACCCACCCCACGTCCCTCGCTCAGGTGCGCCCGCACTCAGGCGCCGCTTGTTTCCTGTTGTGACCGCAGTAGCCATCTTGATTCTGACCATTGCACTGGGAGCCAGCT actcTAGGTTGTCAAGTCGTTTGTGGTCAGTAGAGAACAACGTTTCCAACGTCAGCCAATCACTACACAGCATCCAGCAGCTGGTCCAAG AGGGTGCAAAAGGCGTGGAGCGACTGAAGTTTGCCGTGGAGAACAACAAAGAAGAAATCCTTTCAG CCTCGGAGGCTTTGAAGCAGCTCGCCACTCTGGACACCATCAGCAGGACTGTGACGTCACTCAGATGCTCCTTTGAACGCATGATCAACAACAGTACAG GTACTACAATGGCAGGTTGCTGTCCTCTTGGCTGGCAGCCATTGGAGTCCACCTGTTACCACTTCAGTCGCATGCCGCTATCATGGCAAGAAGCGAGAGACTGGTGCAACGGGCACGAGTCGCACTTGGCCATCTTGCAGTCGGACTCCGAGTGG GACTTTGTCTTCAAGCACACGATGGCCTTCTACTGGGTTGGACTGAGTGACGAGAGGACGGGAAAGTGGGAGTGGGTCAACCATACGCCTTACGTCATGAACCGCAGGCACTGGCGACCCGGTCAGCCTGACAGCTGGACCAATCACGGCCTCGGACCCGGAGACGAGGACTGCGCTCACCTGCATGTGGATGGCCGGCTTAACGACCTACACTGCTCCACAAGGCTGAACTTCATCTGTCAGAGACACAGCACTTGA
- the ift46 gene encoding intraflagellar transport protein 46 homolog isoform X2, giving the protein MERADRRLVKNQPYDESVDVSDSAEDSSVYRRSQVKSGKSSRGTGQLSAHSSSDECDEEREPQRVKGPISGQPEVSLNEEDDESEEDSESDSDDDDETGEAPEGAYDPADYANLPVSTEIKELFQYIVRYTPQSMELEHSLRPFIPDFIPAVGDIDAFLKVPRPDGKPDGLGMLVLDEPSVRQSDPTVLSLWLSEETKQHGNTEVKVTSVSSPQSNPRAVDSWVDSIGALHRSKAAASVQYARAMPDIDALMQEWPPDVEETLGQVHLPPARLSCSLPQYCDVVCALLDIPVYSSRIQALHLLFSLFLEFRDSQHFART; this is encoded by the exons ATGGAGCGAGCAGACCGTCGACTGGTGAAGAATCAACCATATGATGAGAGTGTGGATGTGAGCGACTCGGCGGAGGACTCAAGCGTCTACAGGCGCAGTCAA GTGAAGTCCGGGAAGAGCTCAAGGGGGACTGGCCAGTTGTCAGCCCACAGCAGCAGTGACGAGTGTGATGAAGAGCGTGAGCCTCAGAGAGTCAAAGGGCCAATCAGCGGGCAGCCTGAGGTTAGCCTCAACGAGGAGGATGACGAGTCCGAAGAGGACTCCGAATCGGACTCCGATGACGACGACGAGACAGGCGAAGCTCCTGAGGGAGCGTACGACCCGGCCGACTATGCCAACTTGCCCGTCAGCACCGAGATCAAAGAGCTGTTCCAGTACATCGTACG GTACACCCCTCAGTCCATGGAGCTGGAACACAGCCTGAGACCGTTCATTCCAGACTTCATCCCAGCCGTGGGCGACATCGACGCTTTCCTCAAG GTGCCAAGGCCAGACGGCAAACCCGACGGACTGGGAATGCTGGTTCTGGACGAGCCCAGCGTCAGGCAGTCGGACCCCACAGTTCTGTCGCTGTGGCTGTCTGAGGAGACCAAGCAGCACGGAAACACAGAG GTGAAAGTGACAAGCGTGTCCAGTCCCCAGTCCAACCCTCGTGCCGTGGACAGCTGGGTGGACAGTATAGGCGCCCTGCACCGCTCCAAGGCAGCGGCCAGCGTGCAGTATGCGCGTGCCATGCCGGACATCGACGCCCTCATGCAGGAGTGGCCGCCAGATGTGGAGGAGACGCTGGGCCAGGTGCACCTGCCCCCCGCCCGCCTCAGCTGCAGCCTGCCGCAGTACTGCGACGTCGTGTGCGCCCTGCTGGACATTCCTGTGTACAGCAGCCGCATCCAAGCACTGCACCTCCTCTTCAGCCTTTTCCTGGAGTTCCGAGACTCGCAGCACTTTGCACGCACTTGA
- the ift46 gene encoding intraflagellar transport protein 46 homolog isoform X1, producing the protein MVPSCPMERADRRLVKNQPYDESVDVSDSAEDSSVYRRSQVKSGKSSRGTGQLSAHSSSDECDEEREPQRVKGPISGQPEVSLNEEDDESEEDSESDSDDDDETGEAPEGAYDPADYANLPVSTEIKELFQYIVRYTPQSMELEHSLRPFIPDFIPAVGDIDAFLKVPRPDGKPDGLGMLVLDEPSVRQSDPTVLSLWLSEETKQHGNTEVKVTSVSSPQSNPRAVDSWVDSIGALHRSKAAASVQYARAMPDIDALMQEWPPDVEETLGQVHLPPARLSCSLPQYCDVVCALLDIPVYSSRIQALHLLFSLFLEFRDSQHFART; encoded by the exons A TGGTCCCGAGCTGTCCAATGGAGCGAGCAGACCGTCGACTGGTGAAGAATCAACCATATGATGAGAGTGTGGATGTGAGCGACTCGGCGGAGGACTCAAGCGTCTACAGGCGCAGTCAA GTGAAGTCCGGGAAGAGCTCAAGGGGGACTGGCCAGTTGTCAGCCCACAGCAGCAGTGACGAGTGTGATGAAGAGCGTGAGCCTCAGAGAGTCAAAGGGCCAATCAGCGGGCAGCCTGAGGTTAGCCTCAACGAGGAGGATGACGAGTCCGAAGAGGACTCCGAATCGGACTCCGATGACGACGACGAGACAGGCGAAGCTCCTGAGGGAGCGTACGACCCGGCCGACTATGCCAACTTGCCCGTCAGCACCGAGATCAAAGAGCTGTTCCAGTACATCGTACG GTACACCCCTCAGTCCATGGAGCTGGAACACAGCCTGAGACCGTTCATTCCAGACTTCATCCCAGCCGTGGGCGACATCGACGCTTTCCTCAAG GTGCCAAGGCCAGACGGCAAACCCGACGGACTGGGAATGCTGGTTCTGGACGAGCCCAGCGTCAGGCAGTCGGACCCCACAGTTCTGTCGCTGTGGCTGTCTGAGGAGACCAAGCAGCACGGAAACACAGAG GTGAAAGTGACAAGCGTGTCCAGTCCCCAGTCCAACCCTCGTGCCGTGGACAGCTGGGTGGACAGTATAGGCGCCCTGCACCGCTCCAAGGCAGCGGCCAGCGTGCAGTATGCGCGTGCCATGCCGGACATCGACGCCCTCATGCAGGAGTGGCCGCCAGATGTGGAGGAGACGCTGGGCCAGGTGCACCTGCCCCCCGCCCGCCTCAGCTGCAGCCTGCCGCAGTACTGCGACGTCGTGTGCGCCCTGCTGGACATTCCTGTGTACAGCAGCCGCATCCAAGCACTGCACCTCCTCTTCAGCCTTTTCCTGGAGTTCCGAGACTCGCAGCACTTTGCACGCACTTGA
- the si:ch73-71d17.2 gene encoding RPA-related protein RADX isoform X1 codes for MAASDCILRRILHLPRRRPDSRSEVVCRETLHVLDVSRYTRDLGASVYFPNAALTGDDLYDVTLSDMDCRLRVTLDPTLNRLVEKNRLRRGAALQSVTLAPGVISPSFIMARVDIKDEEAEVGVSDCDSLPWTASPDVSGPLRANRLVFLPLWNNVDFSGATWQQTPPPMEDEEEEEDEASRPSVTVKDLRDGYLSKHKGVLHGAIRRRLIVRILAKSQLLYYGRHDSNCRCPYRALLEVCDHTGSVCVVLWNSVCVTWYRPLKPGDIISLSHFRVKQLYQSDNDDIEISVNSRNPTACISLLPESSVAVDRLPPQPAYSFYSSKELPDRPNHSLCDVIGLVTFTGRAERIRRKDVLDAVGGMELLEYRWLRLEDGTSSRPIWVKLFSTSQPETHCRLRPLMVVVCTRLMVVQKAVGVFYLTNTMQTQLYCTGQGHHSEMSYRKLMAVRAFLKWLKRHDEASVQRSALIGGFFTYPTPPVSLETYMKDSTGEPGFLKGAELLREMTGLCYRERRTFCVQATVTMVTYCRRGEEKDCLFWTSSTLHASTSSLSSPLAASQRTPRPLLSPSASRPWKRKLPLHSESPQKGPPQATLQGEHSNKTVVLFEASMEFLQDSNEEEEDDDEDDDTSSFATCPSHPDFPHIAVESLAMRYDPAHGEQQAVAVAMGGRLKSLGATFDSEDYYTFTLRVLSDGAVVSAIFLPQSQFSSLLPASLPHANTWISILSHGAFSSHTHPPSPVDLVATAPLLANQRLVCLLETCHLGGDSSEVVLSRAFLLRG; via the exons ATGGCCGCTTCGGACTGCATCCTGCGCCGAATCCTACACTTGCCCAGACGCCGTCCAGATTCT AGGTCAGAAGTCGTCTGCAGGGAGACGCTGCATGTGTTGGACGTGTCCCGCTACACACGAGACCTGGGGGCGTCGGTCTACTTCCCCAATGCTGCCCTGACAG GAGATGACTTGTATGACGTCACACTGAGCGACATGGACTGCCGCCTGCGCGTCACTCTGGATCCCACGCTGAACCGTCTGGTGGAGAAGAACCGGCTGCGGCGTGGCGCGGCGCTACAAAGCGTCACATTGGCTCCCGGCGTTATATCCCCCAG CTTCATCATGGCGCGTGTGGACATCAAAGATGAGGAGGCGGAGGTCGGGGTGTCTGACTGCGACTCGCTGCCCTGGACCGCATCCCCCGATGTGTCAG GTCCACTGAGGGCCAACCGGCTGGTGTTTCTTCCTCTGTGGAACAATGTAGACTTCAGCGGCGCCACCTGGCAGCAGACTCCGCCCCCTATGGAAgatgaggaagaagaggaggacgAAG CTAGTCGTCCTAGCGTGACCGTTAAAGACTTGCGTGACGGATACTTGTCCAAGCATAAGGGCGTGCTGCACGGCGCCATTCGGCGTCGGTTGATCGTGCGCATCCTGGCCAAGTCACAGCTGCTGTACTACGGCAGACATGACAGCAACTGCAGGTGTCCTTACAGG GCGCTCTTGGAGGTGTGTGACcacacaggaagtgtgtgtgtggtgttgtgGAACAGCGTGTGCGTCACATGGTACCGCCCTCTCAAGCCCGGCGACATCATCAGCCTTAGCCACTTCCGGGTCAAGCAGCTCTACCAGTCCGATAACGACGATATCG AGATCAGCGTGAACAGCCGAAATCCCACCGCTTGTATTTCTCTGCTCCCGGAGTCCTCAGTGGCAGTTGACCGCTTGCCGCCACAACCCGCCTACAGCTTCTACAGCAG TAAGGAGCTGCCGGACCGCCCTAACCACAGTCTGTGTGACGTCATCGGCCTGGTCACATTCACGGGACGTGCCGAGAGAatcaggagaaaag acgTCCTGGACGCCGTAGGAGGAATGGAGCTTTTAGAGTATCGCTGGCTGCGACTGGAGGACGGAACCAGTTCCCGTCCCATTTGGGTCAAGCTCTTCTCCACCTCACAGCCAGAAACTCACTGCAGGCTCCGTCCAC tGATGGTGGTGGTGTGCACTCGCCTGATGGTCGTCCAGAAAGCCGTCGGCGTCTTCTACCTGACCAACACGATGCAAACGCAACTCTACTGCACAG GTCAGGGCCACCACTCAGAGATGAGCTATCGCAAACTCATGGCGGTCCGGGCATTCCTCAAGTGGTTGAAACGTCACGATGAAGCAAGCGTTCAGCGCTCGGCTCTCATTGGAGGATTCTTCACATATccaacccctcccgtctccttgGAAACGTACATGAAAGACAGCACAG GTGAGCCAGGCTTCCTTAAGGGGGCGGAGCTTTTGAGGGAGATGACTGGATTGTGTTACAGGGAGCGACGCACCTTTTGTGTCCAAGCGACTGTTACCATGGTGACATACTGCCGGCGAGgagag GAGAAGGACTGCCTCTTCTGGACATCTTCAACCCTGCACGCCTCAACCTCGTCACTCTCCTCCCCCCTCGCTGCTAGTCAGCGGACGCCCCGCCCGCTGCTGTCCCCCAGCGCCAG TAGGCCGTGGAAGAGGAAGCTCCCGCTGCACTCGGAATCTCCACAAAAGGG ACCACCTCAAGCTACTTTACAAGGGGAGCACAGCAACAAAACAG TTGTCCTCTTTGAAGCTTCCATGGAGTTCCTCCAAGACTccaacgaagaagaagaagatgacgaCGAGGACGACGACACTTCCTCTTTTGCCACCTGCCCCTCCCACCCAGATTTCCCACACATCGCCGTTGAGTCGCTGGCGATGCGCTACGACCCCGCCCATGGGGAGCAGCAGGCGGTTGCCGTGGCAATGGGAGGACGATTGAAGTCCCTCGGTGCCACCTTTGACTCAGAGGATTACTACACCTTCACACTTAGAG TTTTGTCAGACGGCGCGGTCGTTTCCGCCATCTTCCTCCCTCAGTCGCAGTTTTCCTCCCTCTTGCCGGCCTCCCTCCCCCATGCCAATACCTGGATCTCCATCTTGTCCCACGGAGCCTtctcctcacacacacacccaccctcACCAG TTGACCTCGTCGCCACGGCACCGCTGCTGGCGAATCAGAGGCTAGTGTGCTTGCTGGAGACGTGTCATCTGGGCGGAGACTCCAGCGAGGTCGTCTTGAGTCGAGCGTTCCTGCTGAGGGGATGA
- the si:ch73-71d17.2 gene encoding RPA-related protein RADX isoform X2: MAASDCILRRILHLPRRRPDSRSEVVCRETLHVLDVSRYTRDLGASVYFPNAALTGDDLYDVTLSDMDCRLRVTLDPTLNRLVEKNRLRRGAALQSVTLAPGVISPSFIMARVDIKDEEAEVGVSDCDSLPWTASPDVSGPLRANRLVFLPLWNNVDFSGATWQQTPPPMEDEEEEEDEASRPSVTVKDLRDGYLSKHKGVLHGAIRRRLIVRILAKSQLLYYGRHDSNCRCPYRALLEVCDHTGSVCVVLWNSVCVTWYRPLKPGDIISLSHFRVKQLYQSDNDDIEISVNSRNPTACISLLPESSVAVDRLPPQPAYSFYSSKELPDRPNHSLCDVIGLVTFTGRAERIRRKDVLDAVGGMELLEYRWLRLEDGTSSRPIWVKLFSTSQPETHCRLRPLMVVVCTRLMVVQKAVGVFYLTNTMQTQLYCTGQGHHSEMSYRKLMAVRAFLKWLKRHDEASVQRSALIGGFFTYPTPPVSLETYMKDSTGEPGFLKGAELLREMTGLCYRERRTFCVQATVTMVTYCRRGEEKDCLFWTSSTLHASTSSLSSPLAASQRTPRPLLSPSASRPWKRKLPLHSESPQKGPPQATLQGEHSNKTASMEFLQDSNEEEEDDDEDDDTSSFATCPSHPDFPHIAVESLAMRYDPAHGEQQAVAVAMGGRLKSLGATFDSEDYYTFTLRVLSDGAVVSAIFLPQSQFSSLLPASLPHANTWISILSHGAFSSHTHPPSPVDLVATAPLLANQRLVCLLETCHLGGDSSEVVLSRAFLLRG; encoded by the exons ATGGCCGCTTCGGACTGCATCCTGCGCCGAATCCTACACTTGCCCAGACGCCGTCCAGATTCT AGGTCAGAAGTCGTCTGCAGGGAGACGCTGCATGTGTTGGACGTGTCCCGCTACACACGAGACCTGGGGGCGTCGGTCTACTTCCCCAATGCTGCCCTGACAG GAGATGACTTGTATGACGTCACACTGAGCGACATGGACTGCCGCCTGCGCGTCACTCTGGATCCCACGCTGAACCGTCTGGTGGAGAAGAACCGGCTGCGGCGTGGCGCGGCGCTACAAAGCGTCACATTGGCTCCCGGCGTTATATCCCCCAG CTTCATCATGGCGCGTGTGGACATCAAAGATGAGGAGGCGGAGGTCGGGGTGTCTGACTGCGACTCGCTGCCCTGGACCGCATCCCCCGATGTGTCAG GTCCACTGAGGGCCAACCGGCTGGTGTTTCTTCCTCTGTGGAACAATGTAGACTTCAGCGGCGCCACCTGGCAGCAGACTCCGCCCCCTATGGAAgatgaggaagaagaggaggacgAAG CTAGTCGTCCTAGCGTGACCGTTAAAGACTTGCGTGACGGATACTTGTCCAAGCATAAGGGCGTGCTGCACGGCGCCATTCGGCGTCGGTTGATCGTGCGCATCCTGGCCAAGTCACAGCTGCTGTACTACGGCAGACATGACAGCAACTGCAGGTGTCCTTACAGG GCGCTCTTGGAGGTGTGTGACcacacaggaagtgtgtgtgtggtgttgtgGAACAGCGTGTGCGTCACATGGTACCGCCCTCTCAAGCCCGGCGACATCATCAGCCTTAGCCACTTCCGGGTCAAGCAGCTCTACCAGTCCGATAACGACGATATCG AGATCAGCGTGAACAGCCGAAATCCCACCGCTTGTATTTCTCTGCTCCCGGAGTCCTCAGTGGCAGTTGACCGCTTGCCGCCACAACCCGCCTACAGCTTCTACAGCAG TAAGGAGCTGCCGGACCGCCCTAACCACAGTCTGTGTGACGTCATCGGCCTGGTCACATTCACGGGACGTGCCGAGAGAatcaggagaaaag acgTCCTGGACGCCGTAGGAGGAATGGAGCTTTTAGAGTATCGCTGGCTGCGACTGGAGGACGGAACCAGTTCCCGTCCCATTTGGGTCAAGCTCTTCTCCACCTCACAGCCAGAAACTCACTGCAGGCTCCGTCCAC tGATGGTGGTGGTGTGCACTCGCCTGATGGTCGTCCAGAAAGCCGTCGGCGTCTTCTACCTGACCAACACGATGCAAACGCAACTCTACTGCACAG GTCAGGGCCACCACTCAGAGATGAGCTATCGCAAACTCATGGCGGTCCGGGCATTCCTCAAGTGGTTGAAACGTCACGATGAAGCAAGCGTTCAGCGCTCGGCTCTCATTGGAGGATTCTTCACATATccaacccctcccgtctccttgGAAACGTACATGAAAGACAGCACAG GTGAGCCAGGCTTCCTTAAGGGGGCGGAGCTTTTGAGGGAGATGACTGGATTGTGTTACAGGGAGCGACGCACCTTTTGTGTCCAAGCGACTGTTACCATGGTGACATACTGCCGGCGAGgagag GAGAAGGACTGCCTCTTCTGGACATCTTCAACCCTGCACGCCTCAACCTCGTCACTCTCCTCCCCCCTCGCTGCTAGTCAGCGGACGCCCCGCCCGCTGCTGTCCCCCAGCGCCAG TAGGCCGTGGAAGAGGAAGCTCCCGCTGCACTCGGAATCTCCACAAAAGGG ACCACCTCAAGCTACTTTACAAGGGGAGCACAGCAACAAAACAG CTTCCATGGAGTTCCTCCAAGACTccaacgaagaagaagaagatgacgaCGAGGACGACGACACTTCCTCTTTTGCCACCTGCCCCTCCCACCCAGATTTCCCACACATCGCCGTTGAGTCGCTGGCGATGCGCTACGACCCCGCCCATGGGGAGCAGCAGGCGGTTGCCGTGGCAATGGGAGGACGATTGAAGTCCCTCGGTGCCACCTTTGACTCAGAGGATTACTACACCTTCACACTTAGAG TTTTGTCAGACGGCGCGGTCGTTTCCGCCATCTTCCTCCCTCAGTCGCAGTTTTCCTCCCTCTTGCCGGCCTCCCTCCCCCATGCCAATACCTGGATCTCCATCTTGTCCCACGGAGCCTtctcctcacacacacacccaccctcACCAG TTGACCTCGTCGCCACGGCACCGCTGCTGGCGAATCAGAGGCTAGTGTGCTTGCTGGAGACGTGTCATCTGGGCGGAGACTCCAGCGAGGTCGTCTTGAGTCGAGCGTTCCTGCTGAGGGGATGA